A region of Pieris rapae chromosome 20, ilPieRapa1.1, whole genome shotgun sequence DNA encodes the following proteins:
- the LOC111001874 gene encoding arginine kinase isoform X3, which yields MGGCATKENKAKPADESDGKAAAMVDAATIEKMEAGFAKLQASDSKSLLKKYLTKEVFDALKNKKTSFGSTLLDCIQSGLENFDSGVGIYAPDAEAYTVFADLFDPIIEDYHNGFKKDDKHPPKNWGDVETLGNLDAAGEFIVSTRVRCGRSMEGYPFNPCLTEAQYKEMEDKVSATLSGLEGELKGTFYPLTGMSKEVQQKLIDDHFLFKEGDRFLQAANACRFWPTGRGIYHNENKTFLVWCNEEDHLRLISMQMGGDLKQVYKRLVTAVNDIEKRIPFSHNDRLGFLTFCPTNLGTTVRASVHIKLPKLAADKAKLEEVASKYHLQVRGTRGEHTEAEGGVYDISNKRRMGLTEYDAVKEMYDGIAELIKIEKSL from the exons ATGGGTGGATGTGCTACTAAAGAAAACAAAGCTAAACCGGCGGATGAATCCGATGG AAAAGCCGCAGCAATGGTAGACGCCGCAACTATTGAGAAAATGGAGGCTGGATTCGCTAAGCTCCAGGCCTCCGACTCCAAGTCGCTGCTGAAGAAGTACCTCACCAAGGAAGTCTTTGACGCTCTTAAGAACAAGAAGACCTCCTTCGGATCCACACTCTTGGATTGCATCCAGTCAG GTCTTGAAAACTTTGACTCTGGTGTTGGAATCTATGCCCCAGATGCTGAGGCATACACAGTTTTTGCTGACCTATTTGACCCCATTATTGAAGACTACCACAATGGCTTCAAAAAGGATGACAAGCATCCTCCCAAGAACTGGGGTGATGTAGAAACCCTTGGAAATCTTGATGCTGCTGGTGAATTTATTGTCTCCACCCGTGTCCGTTGTGGACGTTCCATGGAAGGTTACCCTTTCAACCCCTGCTTAACTGAGGCTCAGTACAAGGAAATGGAAGACAAAGTCTCTGCCACTCTGTCTGGCCTTGAAGGCGAACTTAAAGGCACATTCTACCCCCTAACTGGTATGTCCAAGGAAGTTCAGCAGAAATTGATTGATGACCACTTCCTTTTCAAGGAGGGTGACAGGTTCCTTCAGGCTGCCAATGCTTGCCGCTTCTGGCCTACCGGACGTGGTATCTACCACAATGAGAACAAAACCTTCTTGGTTTGGTGCAATGAGGAGGACCACCTCCGTCTCATCTCCATGCAGATGGGTGGTGACTTAAAACAAGTATACAAGAGATTGGTGACAGCAGTCAATGACATTGAGAAGAGGATTCCATTCTCCCACAATGATCGTCTTGGATTCCTCACTTTCTGTCCCACCAACTTGGGAACAACTGTTCGTGCTTCGGTACACATTAAGTTGCCTAAACTCGCTGCAGATAAAGCTAAGTTGGAGGAAGTAGCGTCTAAATACCACTTGCAAGTACGTGGAACTCGCGGAGAGCACACTGAAGCCGAGGGTGGTGTTTACGACATCTCCAACAAGAGGCGTATGGGTCTCACTGAGTACGACGCCGTCAAGGAAATGTACGATGGCATTGCTGAACTGATCAAAATCGAGAAGTCCCTGTAA
- the LOC111001874 gene encoding arginine kinase isoform X2 — MNYKIKVTIPIVVCGGAVLAYYLIRRKAAAMVDAATIEKMEAGFAKLQASDSKSLLKKYLTKEVFDALKNKKTSFGSTLLDCIQSGLENFDSGVGIYAPDAEAYTVFADLFDPIIEDYHNGFKKDDKHPPKNWGDVETLGNLDAAGEFIVSTRVRCGRSMEGYPFNPCLTEAQYKEMEDKVSATLSGLEGELKGTFYPLTGMSKEVQQKLIDDHFLFKEGDRFLQAANACRFWPTGRGIYHNENKTFLVWCNEEDHLRLISMQMGGDLKQVYKRLVTAVNDIEKRIPFSHNDRLGFLTFCPTNLGTTVRASVHIKLPKLAADKAKLEEVASKYHLQVRGTRGEHTEAEGGVYDISNKRRMGLTEYDAVKEMYDGIAELIKIEKSL; from the exons atgaattacaaaattaaagttacGATTCCTATTGTGGTTTGTGGTGGCGCTGTCCTTGCGTATTACCTCATAAGACg AAAAGCCGCAGCAATGGTAGACGCCGCAACTATTGAGAAAATGGAGGCTGGATTCGCTAAGCTCCAGGCCTCCGACTCCAAGTCGCTGCTGAAGAAGTACCTCACCAAGGAAGTCTTTGACGCTCTTAAGAACAAGAAGACCTCCTTCGGATCCACACTCTTGGATTGCATCCAGTCAG GTCTTGAAAACTTTGACTCTGGTGTTGGAATCTATGCCCCAGATGCTGAGGCATACACAGTTTTTGCTGACCTATTTGACCCCATTATTGAAGACTACCACAATGGCTTCAAAAAGGATGACAAGCATCCTCCCAAGAACTGGGGTGATGTAGAAACCCTTGGAAATCTTGATGCTGCTGGTGAATTTATTGTCTCCACCCGTGTCCGTTGTGGACGTTCCATGGAAGGTTACCCTTTCAACCCCTGCTTAACTGAGGCTCAGTACAAGGAAATGGAAGACAAAGTCTCTGCCACTCTGTCTGGCCTTGAAGGCGAACTTAAAGGCACATTCTACCCCCTAACTGGTATGTCCAAGGAAGTTCAGCAGAAATTGATTGATGACCACTTCCTTTTCAAGGAGGGTGACAGGTTCCTTCAGGCTGCCAATGCTTGCCGCTTCTGGCCTACCGGACGTGGTATCTACCACAATGAGAACAAAACCTTCTTGGTTTGGTGCAATGAGGAGGACCACCTCCGTCTCATCTCCATGCAGATGGGTGGTGACTTAAAACAAGTATACAAGAGATTGGTGACAGCAGTCAATGACATTGAGAAGAGGATTCCATTCTCCCACAATGATCGTCTTGGATTCCTCACTTTCTGTCCCACCAACTTGGGAACAACTGTTCGTGCTTCGGTACACATTAAGTTGCCTAAACTCGCTGCAGATAAAGCTAAGTTGGAGGAAGTAGCGTCTAAATACCACTTGCAAGTACGTGGAACTCGCGGAGAGCACACTGAAGCCGAGGGTGGTGTTTACGACATCTCCAACAAGAGGCGTATGGGTCTCACTGAGTACGACGCCGTCAAGGAAATGTACGATGGCATTGCTGAACTGATCAAAATCGAGAAGTCCCTGTAA
- the LOC111001874 gene encoding arginine kinase isoform X1 — protein MVDAATIEKMEAGFAKLQASDSKSLLKKYLTKEVFDALKNKKTSFGSTLLDCIQSGLENFDSGVGIYAPDAEAYTVFADLFDPIIEDYHNGFKKDDKHPPKNWGDVETLGNLDAAGEFIVSTRVRCGRSMEGYPFNPCLTEAQYKEMEDKVSATLSGLEGELKGTFYPLTGMSKEVQQKLIDDHFLFKEGDRFLQAANACRFWPTGRGIYHNENKTFLVWCNEEDHLRLISMQMGGDLKQVYKRLVTAVNDIEKRIPFSHNDRLGFLTFCPTNLGTTVRASVHIKLPKLAADKAKLEEVASKYHLQVRGTRGEHTEAEGGVYDISNKRRMGLTEYDAVKEMYDGIAELIKIEKSL, from the exons ATGGTAGACGCCGCAACTATTGAGAAAATGGAGGCTGGATTCGCTAAGCTCCAGGCCTCCGACTCCAAGTCGCTGCTGAAGAAGTACCTCACCAAGGAAGTCTTTGACGCTCTTAAGAACAAGAAGACCTCCTTCGGATCCACACTCTTGGATTGCATCCAGTCAG GTCTTGAAAACTTTGACTCTGGTGTTGGAATCTATGCCCCAGATGCTGAGGCATACACAGTTTTTGCTGACCTATTTGACCCCATTATTGAAGACTACCACAATGGCTTCAAAAAGGATGACAAGCATCCTCCCAAGAACTGGGGTGATGTAGAAACCCTTGGAAATCTTGATGCTGCTGGTGAATTTATTGTCTCCACCCGTGTCCGTTGTGGACGTTCCATGGAAGGTTACCCTTTCAACCCCTGCTTAACTGAGGCTCAGTACAAGGAAATGGAAGACAAAGTCTCTGCCACTCTGTCTGGCCTTGAAGGCGAACTTAAAGGCACATTCTACCCCCTAACTGGTATGTCCAAGGAAGTTCAGCAGAAATTGATTGATGACCACTTCCTTTTCAAGGAGGGTGACAGGTTCCTTCAGGCTGCCAATGCTTGCCGCTTCTGGCCTACCGGACGTGGTATCTACCACAATGAGAACAAAACCTTCTTGGTTTGGTGCAATGAGGAGGACCACCTCCGTCTCATCTCCATGCAGATGGGTGGTGACTTAAAACAAGTATACAAGAGATTGGTGACAGCAGTCAATGACATTGAGAAGAGGATTCCATTCTCCCACAATGATCGTCTTGGATTCCTCACTTTCTGTCCCACCAACTTGGGAACAACTGTTCGTGCTTCGGTACACATTAAGTTGCCTAAACTCGCTGCAGATAAAGCTAAGTTGGAGGAAGTAGCGTCTAAATACCACTTGCAAGTACGTGGAACTCGCGGAGAGCACACTGAAGCCGAGGGTGGTGTTTACGACATCTCCAACAAGAGGCGTATGGGTCTCACTGAGTACGACGCCGTCAAGGAAATGTACGATGGCATTGCTGAACTGATCAAAATCGAGAAGTCCCTGTAA
- the LOC111001875 gene encoding chromatin accessibility complex 16kD protein, with protein MSTPKPEKELHLPLSRVKTIMKSSPEVDAVGPEPLYLVTKVTELFVIDLAKRAFKNSSNNLLEYKHIADVVQEDDSLDFLREIIPRKITVKQFKEMMARKAAKANSDDSTEESSSEESSEESEESQEE; from the exons ATGTCAACACCAAAACCGGAAAAGGAATTACATTTACCGCTTTCAAGAGTTAAAACTATCATGAAAAGTTCACCTGAAGTAGATGCTGTCGGCCCCGAACCATTATACTTAGTTACTAAAGTTACT GAATTATTTGTGATAGATTTAGCCAAGCGCGCATTTAAGAATAGTTCTAACAACTTGTTAGAATACAAGCATATAGCTGATGTTGTACAAGAAGATGACAGCTTAGATTTCCTACGTGAGATAATACCAAGAAAAATCACAGTTAAgcaatttaaagaaatgatGGCTCGAAAAGCGGCTAAGGCAAACTCAGATGATTCAACTGAAGAGTCGAGCAGTGAAGAAAGTAGTGAAGAGAGTGAAGAAAGTCAGgaagaataa
- the LOC123690070 gene encoding uncharacterized protein LOC123690070 isoform X1 produces MKRSARILKLANQRQEEKENHPENLHESRSSDSKSGSISDISATCSNYTPPRHETSSDDSFRNEFVSNFDSSVKEPINLNYSEISHISGSPCSVFVERKLLQRYKADELVPNQGIPLNVNNSSSNVSFKPPNNISLSEFSCKSSSPCNVIVSRELPQPYNESEPNEDIIYDINSESQLEDNSNDTTTITQRQKPKSSTVRDKDYCFYCESFVLNFARHLLRHHIYETEVQKIMSKPKKSLDRKQLIAALRKKGNYLVNSKEVTKPMRKYKFTDYLPCTECLGFYSKKLLWKHKKKCSGKSGSKNIQSEAQNLLIRHLKIDEKLKETVFPRMRADKISLIAKKDNLICAYGSQYLKTHREKHFVNVVSRKMRELAKLLLELKKLDPSIIDFFSALRPIHYDIIVQATKILGNYDIEKDRYETPTFAMNLSTTLKQCCNIAIMCALKKQGPYTEVDTGKIEADLKTLIQLIESNWKYDVSTQAATDLNKKKWNKITIVPLANDLKILKEYLNKKSFDAAIKIKEGIKTTETYTQLLETVYCRVLLLNRRRPGELQRITVHDYLESVNNDSNKYEEFDRALTASERILVKKFKRVVIRGKRGRGVPVCLIKKFKMILNYYYPLGTFFLLRHQINFCLVIPVITIQFMATKFWKSMPNYQGRNSLKQYPLQG; encoded by the exons ATGAAAAGAAGTGCAAGGATTCTTAAATTAGCAAACC AGAGACaggaagaaaaagaaaaccaTCCAGAAAACTTACATGAGTCACGATCATCTGATTCAAAATCTGGTTCAATATCTGACATTTCTGCGACATGTTCTAATTACACTCCACCGAGACACGAA ACCAGTTCTGATGATTCTTTTCGCAATGAATTTGTTTCGAACTTCGATTCATCGGTCAAGGAGCctattaatcttaattatagCGAAATTAGTCACATAAGCGGTTCTCCATGTAGTGTATTTGTAGAAAGGAAACTTCTTCAACGGTATAAAGCCGATGAACTCGTACCAAATCAAGGAATACCTCTCAACGTTAATAATTCCTCGTCTAATGTATCTTTCAAGCCACCTAATAACATAAGTTTAAGTGAATTTAGTTGTAAAAGCAGTTCTCCTTGCAATGTAATTGTAAGTAGGGAACTTCCACAGCCTTACAATGAATCAGAACCAAATGAAGATATTATTTACGATATTAATAGTGAATCTCAATTAGAAGATAATTCTAATGATACTACAACAATTACTCAAAGGCAAAAACCCAAAAGTTCAACGGTTCGAGATAAAGATTATTGCTTTTACTGTGAgtcatttgtattaaattttgctCGTCATTTACTCCGACACCATATTTATGAAACTGAAGTCcaaaaaattatgtcaaaacctaaaaaaagtcttgatagaaaacaattaattgCAGCACTACGTAAAAAAGGAAACTACCTTGTAAATTCAAAAGAGGTCACTAAACCGATgcgaaaatacaaatttactgATTATTTGCCGTGTACAGAGTGTCTGGGATTCTATTCTAAAAAGCTATTGTGGAAACATAAGAAGAAATGTAGTGGTAAATCAGGAAGTAAAAACATTCAATCTGAGGCTCAAAATCTACTAATACGTCATCTTAAAATCGACGAAAAACTTAAGGAAACTGTATTTCCCCGAATGCGGGCAGACAAAATATCACTTATTGCAAAAAAAGATAACCTTATATGTGCTTACGGatctcaatatttaaaaactcacCGAGAAAAACATTTCGTTAACGTAGTGTCTAGAAAAATGAGAGAGCTTGcaaaattattactagaatTAAAAAAGCTTGATCCATCCATTATTGACTTCTTTTCTGCCTTAAGACCAATTCATTATGATATCATTGTGCAAGCAACCAAAATATTGGGAAATTATGACATAGAAAAAGATAGGTATGAGACACCTACGTTCGCAATGAATCTGTCCACGACCTTGAAACAATGCTGCAATATTGCAATAATGTGTGCATTAAAAAAGCAAGGGCCTTACACGGAAGTAGATACTGGCAAAATAGAAGCCGACTTAAAAACTTTGATTCAACTAATTGAATCAAATTGGAAATATGATGTGTCTACACAAGCTGCTACAGATTTAAACAAGAAAAAGTGGAATAAGATAACTATTGTACCTTTagcaaatgatttaaaaattcttaaagaatacctaaataaaaaatcctttgatgctgctataaaaattaaagaaggCATAAAAACGACTGAAACATATACGCAACTTTTAGAAACTGTGTATTGTagggttttattattaaataggcGGAGGCCTGGAGAACTTCAAAGAATTACAGTGCACGATTATTTAGAAAGCGTCaataatgatagtaataaGTATGAAGAGTTTGATCGTGCGCTTACTGCCTCAGAAAGGATTCTggtaaagaaatttaaacgTGTTGTCATTAGAGGCAAACGTGGCCGCGGAGTACCAGTCTGTTTAATAAAGAAGTTCAagatgatattaaattattattatccatTAGGCACATTTTTTTTGCTTCGACACCAAATCAATTTTTGTTTGGTAATCCCGGttataacaatacaatttatggCTACAAAGTTTTGGAAAAGCATGCCAAATTATCAGGGGCGAAACAGCCTAAAGCAATATCCTCTACAAGGCTAA
- the LOC123690070 gene encoding uncharacterized protein LOC123690070 isoform X2, producing the protein MSENDMEQLATFMGHTNEVHKKSYRLPDDVYQTAKISKLLILMEDGKADAYKGKSLEEIDLDLNEELIEEPVDNNEIIDYDPEPEPTLDANSDLSQAGPSGMQNVSQQLLNETGFQLRNENKIRKGKKRTLVPWTKEQKDVVTKYFKFHIKNHQPPKRNECEKLKEQRVDLLKNKDWLKIKVFVQNIYSKAKK; encoded by the coding sequence ATGTCTGAAAATGATATGGAGCAGCTGGCTACATTCATGGGCCATACTAATGAAGTACATAAAAAGTCTTACAGGTTGCCAGATGACGTATACCAAACTGCTAAGATATCAAAGCTTCTTATTCTTATGGAAGATGGAAAAGCAGACGCGTACAAAGGAAAATCTCTCGAAGAGATTGATCTAGATTTGAATGAGGAGTTAATTGAAGAGCCCGTGGACAACAACGAAATTATAGACTATGATCCTGAACCTGAACCTACTTTAGATGCTAATTCTGACTTATCTCAGGCTGGACCATCTGGTATGCAAAATGTTTCCCAACAACTTCTTAATGAAACCGGGTTTCAATtacgtaacgaaaataaaatacgaaaaggaaaaaaaaggACGTTGGTACCTTGGACAAAGGAACAAAAGGACGTAGttacaaaatactttaaatttcacATAAAAAATCACCAACCGCCTAAAAGAAACGAATGTGAGAAACTAAAAGAACAACGTGTAGATTTACTTAAGAATAAAGACTGGCTAAAAATAAAGGTATTCGTCCAAAATATTTACTCTAAGGCTAAGAAATGA
- the LOC111001865 gene encoding uncharacterized protein LOC111001865, with protein MGDGLETGAGLAWRLLATLEGGSLFLATSALIAYTARARVKKHKRRRNVNSVLVTNTTNSLGREVKRRLEACGCVVHTYESSGAIISAKVDALLVIGAETRPGLDGIVELVSTDVYDNLKLLETLSLIVQRGGCIAWASAGVRSDTFSEATHAFDAVLRASLKYVSKKARCEAIWIDRDECVERVADSVIATLVPCDTRQRVQTYPIYRNIAVQISKFLARWLKKIT; from the exons ATGGGGGATGGATTAGAAACTGGTGCAGGTCTAGCCTGGAGACTGTTAGCGACACTAGAAGGTGGTTCACTGTTTCTGGCAACATCTGCGCTAATAGCCTACACTGCGAGAGCGAGGGTAAAAAAACACAAGCGACGACGCAATGTCAACAGTGTtctg GTAACAAACACAACAAATTCTCTAGGCAGAGAAGTGAAACGAAGATTAGAAGCTTGTGGTTGTGTGGTACACACATACGAGTCGAGCGGCGCGATTATATCCGCTAAAGTCGACGCTTTGCTTGTCATAGGCGCTGAGACACGTCCCGGCTTGGATGGCATAGTCGAACTTGTTTCTACTGATGTCTATGATAATTTGAAG TTATTAGAAACCCTGTCACTAATAGTGCAACGTGGGGGCTGCATTGCTTGGGCATCAGCTGGTGTAAGAAGTGACACCTTCAGTGAGGCAACACATGCATTTGACGCGGTTCTTCGTGCTAGTTTAAAATACGTCTCGAAAAA GGCCCGTTGTGAAGCGATTTGGATCGATCGTGATGAATGCGTAGAGCGTGTAGCGGATAGCGTTATCGCTACGCTCGTGCCTTGTGACACCAGACAACGCGTACAAACTTATCCCATTTACag GAATATTGCAGTACAAATAAGCAAGTTCCTTGCAAGATGGTTGAAGAAAATCACTTGA